In the genome of Dunckerocampus dactyliophorus isolate RoL2022-P2 chromosome 6, RoL_Ddac_1.1, whole genome shotgun sequence, one region contains:
- the pgm2 gene encoding phosphoglucomutase-2 has protein sequence MDSVFSTAGDGTLDQAVNEWLRYDKNPKTVSLVEKLLKDGAVETLKKCFSSRMEFGTAGLRAAMGPGISCMNDLTVIQTTQGFCRYLEDSFQNLKERGVVIGYDARAHDPSGGSSKQFAKLAAAVFTSRGVPVHLFSDITPTPFVPFTVSHLGLCAGIMVTASHNPKQDNGYKVYWENGAQIVSPHDKGISKAIEENLEPWSESWDTERALTSPLLKDPYQEIHTHYFKAIQKHCHHRDLNKSSNVKIVHTSVHGVGHAFVQSAFKVFDLHPPYAVAEQKDPDPDFPTVLYPNPEEGEGVLTLSFALAQAEGATVVLANDPDADRLAAAERQNSGQWHVFSGNELGALLGWWMFHCWKEQKPDASAVKNVYMLASTVSSKILRAIALKEGFHFEETLTGFKWMGNRARYLLDGGKTVLFAFEEAIGYMCSPSVLDKDGVSAAAIAGEMVSYLAAKHKTLSQQLTTIYEEYGYHLSKNSYFICHDQKVIRSLFEGLRNYNGSKNSYPSKCGPFSITAVRDLTTGYDSNQPDNKAILPTSRSSQMITFTFSNGGVATMRTSGTEPKIKYYTELCAAPGNSDVDHLKKELDQLVDAIIENFFEPQKNKLQPKPE, from the exons ATGGACAGCGTATTTTCGACAGCGGGGGACGGTACACTGGACCAGGCTGTCAACGAATGGCTGCGCTATGACAAG AATCCAAAGACGGTGTCTCTGGTGGAGAAGCTTCTTAAAGACGGTGCAGTCGAGACGCTGAAGAAATGTTTTTCATCCAGGATGGAGTTTGGTACAGCAGGTCTGAGGGCAGCCATGGGCCCGGGCATATCCTGCATGAATGACCTCACTGTTATCCAGACCACACAG GGTTTCTGTCGCTACCTGGAGGACAGTTTTCAGAACCTCAAGGAGCGAGGAGTGGTGATTGGCTACGATGCCCGAGCCCATGATCCCAGCGGGGGCAGCAGCAAGCAATTTGCCAAACTGGCAGCAGCCGTCTTCACCAGCCGAGGGGTACCCGTTCACCTCTTCTCCGATATCACACCGACTCCTTTTGTG cCTTTCACAGTATCACACCTGGGTCTGTGTGCTGGTATCATGGTGACTGCCTCTCACAACCCCAAACAAGACAATGGTTACAAG GTATACTGGGAGAATGGTGCCCAGATAGTGTCCCCTCACGACAAAGGCATCTCCAAGGCCATCGAGGAGAATCTGGAGCCTTGGTCGGAATCTTGGGACACAGAGCGGGCACTGACGAGCCCTCTGCTTAAAGACCCCTACCAGGAAATCCACACACATTACTTCAAAGCCATCCAGAAACACTGTCATCACAg GGACTTAAACAAgagttcaaatgtgaaaattgtgcaTACGTCCGTGCACGGTGTTGGCCACGCATTTGTGCAGTCAGCTTTCAAGGTCTTCGACCTTCACCCTCCGTATGCCGTGGCGGAACAGAAAGATCCAGATCCAGACTTCCCTACGGTCTTATACCCCAATCCTGAGGAAGGAGAGGGAGTCCTG acACTCTCGTTTGCTCTGGCTCAGGCAGAGGGGGCCACTGTGGTGTTGGCTAATGACCCAGATGCTGATCGACTAGCTGCTGCTGAGCGGCAGAACAG TGGACAGTGGCATGTGTTCAGCGGTAATGAACTGGGAGCCTTGCTGGGCTGGTGGATGTTCCACTGCTGGAAAGAGCAGAAGCCAGACGCTTCTGCTGTTAAAAACGTCTACATGTTAGCCAGCACTGTCTCATCCAAGATCCTGCGTGCCATTGCCCTCAAGGAAGGCTTTCACTTTGAG GAAACACTGACAGGGTTCAAATGGATGGGGAACAGAGCCAGATACCTTTTGGATGGGGGCAAGACTGTTCTATTCGCCTTTGAGGAGGCCATag gCTACATGTGCAGTCCGTCAGTGTTGGACAAAGATGGGGTTAGCGCTGCTGCAATAGCAGGAGAGATGGTTTCTTACCTGGCTGCTAAACACAAGACTCTTTCTCAGCAACTCACAACCATCTACGAAGA GTACGGCTACCACCTCAGTAAGAACTCCTACTTCATCTGCCACGACCAGAAAGTGATTCGCAGCCTGTTCGAGGGCCTGCGTAACTACAACGGTAGCAAGAACTCGTACCCGAGCAAATGTGGTCCCTTCTCCATCACTGCTGTCCGCGACTTGACCACTGGCTACGACAGCAACCAGCCCGATAACAAGGCT ATTCTTCCCACTTCTCGATCCAGTCAGATGATCACTTTCACCTTCTCCAACGGGGGTGTAGCCACCATGAGAACCAGCGGCACCGAGCCCAAAATTAAATACTACACTGAGCTCTGTGCAGCCCCTGGTAACAG TGATGTGGATCATCTGAAAAAGGAACTGGACCAGTTGGTGGATGCCATCATTGAAAACTTCTTTGagccccaaaaaaacaaactgcagcCAAAGCCAGAGTAG